The genomic region CTTGTTTGGAGACCCAAAATCAGCAAATGGTGCATTTGCTACTGGAAACGAGACTGCCGGTagaaattctcaaacaccAGTTCTTAACCAGTTGTCAGATGTTGGTACTAATCTTGAGAATGCACAAGAGATACCCAATGGAGAACATAAAGGTTCATCCGAGACAGACACTaaacagaaattgaatgtgGAATCTACAACATCTACTAAACAGAAATTGGATGTGGAATCTACAACATTTACTAAACAGAAATTGGATGTAGAATCTACTAAATCTAGCGTCACAAATACAAAACCTGAAGAAATGGGTACTGCCAATGGAAAAAACACGAAGTCTACATCTAAGAGAACTATGCAATCAGAAGGACATGGCATTACAAACAAAGTGTCTTCTAAGAAACAACAAAGCGCCAAAGGTTTTGCGACTACTAACAGACACCAGCAGAGAACACATGATGGAAATGAAAGAAAACAAGATGTCGCTAACAACAAGGCTTATACCAACTCCAGATCTGTGTTAGTTAAGGTTCAAAAGTGTGAAGTTAGAGGAGTGCACTGATATGTGTTTTGTGGACAGATTGATCGAATCAATTGGTGTAACTTCAAGCAACAGTGAAGAAATTAAAACATCATCTACCCCTCGTACTCAACAACCTGTTGAGGCATCTGCTACTAAATTCATACACGTACAGACACATAGCTCAGCAAGTATTTTAAGTGAAGAGTCACAATTGACCATTGTGTTTTGCAGAAGGGGAATTCTAAAGTGGACATACGGATAAATGagcaacagaaaaacatgGCTCAAACGCCTCAGGATTTTAAAGTTCCGGAGTTCCATGGGCAGAAGAATCAAAAAGAGCATAAATCAAACGAACAAGAGACTGTGGCTAGGAAGAAGTCTACCAAAGGTGAGAGCAACTCTTTGTGCACCAACTTAACTTTATCAATTAGGTTGGTCTAGAGGATAAGCTTATTGAAGAGCTACATACTATACGACAGTCACGGTTGGTTGCCAAAGGGTCGTCATTATCAAGTTGTGTTTTAATGTTATTGATAGCTTGCAGCTGGAAAAAGATCATACAAGGCTTGTGAGTGAGGCAAAATTGCTACAAGTAAAGTGTCAGAGGCACCGTCAAGAGAGTGAGATATTTTCGTTAGACTTCAGGTCCTCTAGACTGGATTATTATATGTTGTATGCTTGACAGCCGATAGTGCATGGAAGAAGCAGTATTTTTATGAGAAGAAAAGAAGTCCTCACCTGGAGCAACAGTGTGAGAAGTTGAGACAGCAACTGCACTTGGTTCTAGCTCAAAACAGAGTGGAGAAACAAGCAGCTAAAGGTTGGTAGAATTGTCATTCTTGAAAATTAACACAGCAACGATCTTTGTCTGCAGGACAGAACCTATTGACTCCAGGGAACAAAGCACCATCACACGTGGTTGTTTATGTACAAAATGGTTGTTTATTGTAGGTTTATATGTAAGTATTTCTGTAGAATAACATGAAGATTCAGTGTGCACAAGTGAAAGACGAATTGGCTGAACTGCGCCAGAAAGTAGACCAAGTGAAGGCTAGGCTTGCGGCAGAATGCCAAGTACAGTTTAGTGAGTgagtatgtatatattatcgctgactgtgtttgttgtgacaGACAAGAGAGCGATTAGAAACTGAAGTTAGAACATTGAAGCAGGAATTAATACAGAAGAAAATAAGCCTGTCTCTTATTCGAGCCAAGGTTCATTAAGTCAGCATGCTTTGAATGCATGAGGCTACACGTGCTGCAAATTTGTAGATGTCAGCATCTTGATATGAAGGTTGGAACTATTTGTTTAGATATGCATTGTTTCTTTTATATTTATCCAGACCAAGTTTTACAAATTGATGTATTATGTACTTAAAGGATTACAACTCTAAAAATGCTGTACTTGTTTGTGTCCAAAATTGGTGAATATTTATGGTCTAACTTTTTGTTTATGCTACATCTATATTTCCAATAATTATCACAGGGTATGGTAGTACCCTGTACcataccctgtatgtagggattgccccGGTTTTGGAGTGTTGTGGGGCATGGTCATCTTTTTGCAAActtagaaaacatagtaaataaAGACTagaatttctcaaaatcaacgaaatgaaatgtttgtacatcgtgtactatatcctatttttgttttggtcactagTCATCTAACAatctagaaaacagttgctagcctcggaggcccatACGCCaattttgtttttcttcttttttttTTAGGATCCGTATTAGGATCCTATTTGTTCAACGTGCGGTAGGATACCATGGTACAGTATATCCTGTAGACCTATAaaccacttgagtaaactacctctgaattatgtctaacgaaagctgttacatataaacaggtttaattaacactaaaGAAAACACgctaaatcttagacatgcTTATGAAAGGCTTACAGGCCctaatgaagacatgtacaccctAGCTATGTTGTGCTTTTGCACTCctaaacttaccaaactagaattttgaAAACtatttctctgaaaaaagaactagatgtagggattgtataaaaagtaacagaaacaagatctatagctaatatgaaccaaagccagacatcattagtgaatcctttcAACCCcgcattccctacattttacattttgtaggttggaaggattcactaatgatgtctggctttggttgatattatctatagatcttgtttctgttaccttttatacaatccctacatctatttctttttttagAGAAatagtttttaaaattctagtgaTTGATGGGTTACACAGACTTGTAAGCTGCAGCCTCTTTAATAACTGCAACAAGTTGCAACAGTTTTGTATAGCACTGCCTTTGTGGCATTATGAAATCAAGTGTGACCTTTGGTGTAGctgattgtatgtatgtgtctgaATCAGAAATTATAGAAGTTTTGATTGTTTAGAAGAACTGATAATAGACAAGCTGCAATTTAGCTAACAAATTGATTCTGATCAGAACATTGAGTAAGCTGCAGTCAATCTACTAGATGCTCTGGTACTCATAAGTTACGTTTTCATGCAGGGAAACACAAGGCTATGTATATGTAGCAAATTTGAATGAGAATGAACagttgattttgttgtttatttactGACTACGAAAATGGTTATTGGCATTAGAAGGAGTAAGCAAGCAAGCTCAGAGGCCAGAAGTATTGAACAAAGACTTGTAAAAACCTTTGTAGTGCAGTtagttttcattttttaccTACCAGTTGACAGctaatgttgttgtttgagGGAGGCAGTTTCAATTGGGTATATCTTTATTTGACATTTTGATCTCACTTGTTCAGCACAGCAGGTTATCTGGACATAAAtctccgtgtgtgtgtgtgtgtgtgtgtgtgtgtgtgtgtgtgtgtgtgtgtgtgtgtgtgtgtgtgtgcgtgcacatgtgtgtgtgcacatgtgtgtgtgcacatgtgtgtgtccatgcatgcccgtgtgtgtgtgtgtgtgtgtgtgtgcacgcgcatgtgtgtgtgtgtgtgtgtctgtgtgtgtgtgttcgtttcTATGTTATATTATTTGACCTGAAACAGTCTGGTTAGTTGACTACGGGTGAGACTTATACCTAAGACTTATAGAAGCTGTGGGTTTGTTTACGTTGTAGAAGTGATGGAACTGCAATGAGCCTCTCTAATAGCTGACAGTACTATGGCACCAAAGTGATTGCAAACATTTACtgacatacacatacagtgaAACGTAACAGtttcacacacatacacgtcaCTGAACCGCAGTGTGTTTCAATGAGTCAATTTGAAGTGACATCAACAGCTACTTCCAGGTGCAGATTCCTCTGTTGCAACATTTCTCTAGTTTAGGCACTGCTAGGAGTTCAAACTTTTTCTGGTCATGCTCTGTATCAAGTGGGTGATCCCAAGTAGTGCATGAAAAGTTTGCAGCAATTGTGTTCCTGCTATATAGTTCTTTACAGTTGCTACTGCACACTGAGAAAGTACGCACGGTTTCACATTTCTTGTTACCAAAGTAGAGTTTGATGTGTTTTTTCAGTTGTTTACATTTCCCGGCATCTGTTGGTTCTGGTTGTAgtgtagtagtagcagtagggCTTGACTCCAGTTTCTCTGCAACTCGATTTTCATCCATTCGAAGGAATTCTTTTACACTTCGTAAGTCAAAGAGACTTGATTTTGCTGAAAGCTGAATGGCCCTACCATCAAGTGACATAGTGGAGTTAACGTAATGTCGTTTATTCCAGTCATTATTGTTCAGTTGCAGGTGTGTTGTTGCTGATATATTCATGGACCATTTCTTAACACTTGCTCGTAGAGAAGCACTATGAGGTACCTTGCATCTGCTTCCTGGCATCTGGAATCCAGCTTTAGTATCAACATATTGTTTGCCAATTTCCCCTCTGAAGTTTACACGGTATGGACAGTCCTCACATTTGTCACTGTCGAAATCAGTTTTATGACATCCTTGGTGAAAGAAAGCGGATCCGTTTAGAAATTGTTTTCCTATGTCGCCACTGAGATGTACACGATGTGGCTTTCTGTAGTTTGCTGGACGAAGGAGAGCTGTGCCATTGATATACCATTTCGCAAAGGAACTGTTGAAGTTCAGATAATGGTGATTTATATCTCTTGCCATGTGCACATACATTGAAACATTGCTGTACCACTTGTTTAGTACACCCTTGACAGTAATGTTATGTGATTTTCCTTGCTTTGGCTGGTAGAGGATGTGTGAGATCTTTTGAAAGAACCATGTCACACTGTTATTTGAAAATCTGTTTGAATAATCTTCGAAAAGACCAGGAACATTTATCAGGGCTAATCCACTGACTTTGTTTCTTTGATAGCTTGCTGATACTCTCATGTTACTATTAGGTTTGTTCacaacctgcagatgagtatTGGACTCAATTGACCACTTTGATAGGTTGGTTTTAATTGACCAGTGTGCTTCATCATTATTTGCAAGAAGCAAAGATCCATTCATATTTGCAAAGACTGAACTGTCAATATCAGCGTTGATATCGATTTTGTGAGGTTTCACTCGATTTGTTTGGTAAATGGCTGCTGAGAGATGTGCAAACACTAAACCAACAGATCCACGGAGGTATATGTCTTGGCGTTTGATGATATGAGGTAAGTCGATCATGAAATGACTTCTGACGTTTCCTGGTTCGTAAGATCCATTGAACCCCATTTGATATAGTTCACATTCTGAAGCCAATTTGAAAAGTCCAGTCATATTGAGATAGTACTTTCCAAAAGAGCCACTAACGATTACTGTGTGTGGTTCACTTTCACCACTAAGCAGGAGTTGTCCAGTAATGTTGGCTTGCCATTTACTTAGGTCGACAGTCATGTCATAAGTATGTGGTAATCTTTTATCGCCAATGAAAAGGTAGAACGACAACTTGCCATTATTGAATTGTCTACGAGAGCCTCGTAGTGCAACCTGGTAGATACGATGCTTCCCAATGACCAGTGATGAATTGGCATTGATATGGGTACTGCTTAGACCAAAACCTACAGTGAAATTGGCCAAACTAGAATTGAAGTTTGCATAGCTTTCAATGTTCAGTTGAGAATTGACATTCACAATAACAACAGTGGACGAGTTAGCAAGAGCACTGCTGAGGGAGCCATCAAACACAAATGTTTTGTGTGCATATCTCCAGCTTAGAGAACCATTAACTGATCTGTCCACTCCAACTGCAGTTAGACTAGCAGCTATGGACGACTTGCTTGGTTTCATCTCATTAGTCATAATGGAGAAAATCATTTTGCTTAATTTGGGATTGGGTCTCTTGAATGAAACAGACATCTTGACTGGACCAGCTGGTGGTAACATAGGAGCAACAGGACTCCTACTTGTATCGGCATGGCTAAAGTTGATAAACATGTCAAGTCCAATGAGGTCATAAGACTTAATATGGATGTTATCCTGCAACAGTACAGCTTTAGAATTCAGAattcaaacattgaaatagtAGATTTTATACCTTCTTTTGATTATCAGTTTGAAGCTGTTTAGATCTGCCATTGACTACAGCAGATTGACTATAACTGTAACAAGTGTCAACATGATATGATGAAGACAAATGGTAACAGCAGAAAATTTACCTGGCACTGAAAACAACTGATTCATCTTCTGGCATATCATGAATTGTCATAGATGTAGAATAGTCACCATGCATCAGGACAGAGAGATGTTGGTGGAACTTTGAGCTGGAGTTTGCAGAGAAGACAATTTTCGGCCTATAGTGGTAGTCATCAAGCAGTACCTCAACTTTAGCAGCCATCGTCATCCTTGAAATTGAAAGAGGAAACAAAGATATTGTATGTATCAGTCTAGGTGCAAATTGTGCAACAATGTAGATTTCTAGCTAGAACAGCTTTAGATAGAACAGTGTTACCATTGCAATGACAGTTTGGACAGGTTCAGGTGAAGCACAAGCAGTTTCTACGTATAGTTTAATTTAATAACTGTATTTTATGTAGCAGTAACTTTTCACTGTGCAGCAAGAGCAAAAATTAGTGAAGTGGTACAAACATCATAGTCAAAGATGGATTTCATTAATTTGTCTGAAATCATTGGATTATAGTTGGGTTGAgatttttcgaatttcttcaTGTTGTGTGAAAGAGGTGTGCTTAGTGTACATGGTGTCTTACCAGGGATGAATGTTCATATTTCCTTCAACAGTTTCTTGTGGTTCACCTCCAACCATCTTTTGTAAGAACGAGGGAGCAATCAACGACATTAGAGGATGATCATTGTGGTACTCAAAGCGAGTAGAAAAGTCAAATTGGATGTGGCCAGCTGCTGCAACAGTCAGATTAATTGGCATGCCAATGATTGTAGGGACAACTCTTTGGATGTTCATGAAACCAGCTGTATGGTCCAAGCTGGCTTTGCCACGATAAATGGAGTATGTTCCACTTGCGAAGTAGTCAATGAAGGATGACATTTCTCTTCGTAAAGATCCAGCTTTGGAAAAGAAGTCGAGAACACGATCACGTGCTGTGTTTACTTCATGTTGCGTGGTATGTGGTCTGAAGTTATTCCAAAGCAGCTCATCACCCATTGCTTTGACATACATGGAGAAGCTAGTTTTCTCATCATGAACACCACAAAAGTAGTCATACGCATCTTTCTATGTAAACATGAGCAAGATAtttagagcgtgttcacacggacctaatcatgattagtgtaatgCTATTCTAACGTCGTTCCAACGCtgtaaagagtagtattactACCACATTgtggcgttagtggttgcacgtgactttggtaCATGaagtagtatacaagaagagcatgccgctgatgtttctgatgtggtgttgtatatTTAACTGtgcaaacgcagcaacaacatggcgacgtatACTGAAGCACATGCAGATGTCTACTACATGCgtgcctgtacatgtgacaactttctgccgtccctgaaggagctgccagagaaagcaaactaaatgtttccctcttcaaaacgTAAAGCAATGGACtggtcaagacaattcacgcgaattcttgcccgatatgacagatgaaaactgtcaagactaattacactcacgtgtccacgtgacttactaatcatagttagcagtgtgaacgcgcttgtgctaatgttggtctaatcatagttagcctaatcatagttagtccagatgtcagTGTGAACACTCTCTTAGATGGCAGTAGTCAGTAGCAAGTGACATATTTACTTACAGGTAATGATCCAAGGCGAACATGTCCTTTTGATCCAAATATCATGCTACAGAGCAGCTCCTCAACGCCGGTGGCTCGAATACCCGCctaaaatatatgtaatgaAAGATGCATGCAAGTACATTGTGTAATAAGCCAACCTCAATAAAATCCATGTCGTATCCAAACATATGCATTCTCATTTTGCTTCTGGCAAAGCGAGGTATTCGACTAGCATTGGTTGACACATAATCAAGGGTCAAGGATGCTCCCATGGAATCTCGTGGAAGAGGCCGGACAATATCACCTGTAGAAGAATAGAGTTGTCACAAATCTGTGATCAAGTCTCTGAAGTGTAATTACTCATTGATTTGTAATAGTGGATGTAGTGTGATGAGAAGAATGAATGGCTTGCATATCTGCTGCACTTTTCAGAAGCTCCTGTCCATTTTTCATAGTAAAACATACTGGATCGTCTACACACAAGGCAGCAAAACAAATCTAAGTTTCTCGTTGATAGCacatgttgtattgttgttacAGATTTCTGAAACTTGGATCGTGAGTGTTCCGTAGAGTCTTCAGGAAGCTGCAGACATAACTAAGGACCTCTGAGTTATGTCGCTCACGATGAGCTTGCTGCAGTATTCGTCtcatttgttgactttgaataGGACCATGACGTGCAACTTCCATAAACGTTGCAAAAGCAGCTATTCTTATTTCATTATTTGTGCTTGCCAAGTAAGTTTGAAGTGCTTGTTCACGAACCTGCACACAAACAGGACAGTTGAAAATATTATTCAATATGAATCAAGCTATAATTACTGCAAGAATCTAGTAATAAACACACAAGATTTGCTTGCATGCATTGAGTTGTTTGACTGCAAATTGTGCATCTATCCTTCTCTATATAAAAGGCATTTTGtgcgcacacgtgtgtgtgtgtgtgtgtgtgtgtgtgtgtgtgtgtgtgtgtgtgtgtgtgtgtgtgtgtgtgtgtgtgtgtgtgtgtgtgtgtgtgtgtgtgtgtgtgtgtgtgtgtgtgtgtgtgtgtgtgtgtgtgtgtgtgtgtgtgtgtgtgtgtgtgtgtgtgtgtgtgtgtgtgtgtgtgtgtgtgtgtgtgtgtgtgtgtgtgtgtgtgtgtgtgtgtgtgtgtgtgtgtgtgtgtgtgtgtgtgtgtgtgtgtgtgtgtgtgtgtgtgtgtgtgtgtgtgtgtgtgtgtgtgtgtgtgtgtgtgtgtgtgtgtgtgtgtgtgtgtgtgtgtgtgtgtgtgtgtgtgtgtgtgtgtgtgtgtgtgtgtgtctgtgtgtgtgtctgtgtgtgtgtgtgtgtgtgtgtgtgtgtgtgtgtgtgtgtgcgcgcgtgcgtgtgcatgtgtgtgtgcatgcacgtgtgtgcatgtgtgtgtgtgtgtgtgtgtgtgtgtgtgtgtgtgtgtgtgtgtgtgtgtgtgtgtgtgtgtgtgtgtgtgtgtgtgtgtgtgtgtgtgtgtgtgtgtgtgtgtgtgtgtgcgcgcgtgcgtgtgcatgtgtgtgtgcatgcacgtgtgtgcatgtgtgtgtgtgtgtgtgtgtgtgtgtgtgtgtgtgtgtgtgtgtgtgtgtgtgtgtgtaaggaATTAAATACAtgttgactcaacatgtgtgtgtgtgcgcgctcgcacgtgtgtgcgtgtgtgtgtgtgaccttaAAAATGTTGAAACTGCTAACCTGCAGCTTGAAACCCAAGTGTCATAAGGatgtatgcatacatacatatcagGTATAGCTACAGGATGACATTCTTTAACTGTGACATAGACATAAATTCATCGTCACTGCTCTAATGGGTACGATTAAACTTAGTATTCTGGGTTTGACAAGACATAAGAGATTTAGTGATTTCATCATTCATAGCTTAAATATTAGCATTTTGTTAATGGTTAATTCTCTACCGGTAGTGGACTCCTCTTTCCAATGCGTTGTAGAGCATTAATGACAGCAACACGACCTTCAACCAACAGTCTCTTGTCGTTTATGTATTCTTTTAACACTGCTATTGATTGAGGAACTCCAGCATTGCCATAAGCCTTGATAGCGTGAAGAGCTTGTTCCCAATTTCCTTTGTATTCTGAATGTTGTGGATTTTCTGATGGATTGTAGTCCTGAGGTATTGGCTTAATGTTGTTCTTAAGTTTTGTTTGAAGGTATGTAAAAGCCTACAGCAAACGGAAACTTTTCAAACTGTATAGTCTTATAGGTATTTTCTCTTACCTTAGCAAGTTCATTCTTGCAAGAAATTGGACTGTCATGAACCCTGTTGATGACTGTACCTAGTGTCAGGGTGCTACTCTCATAAGATTTTCTATTCACAGCTATGTCCTGCAAAATAGATCACTCAATTTATGTCATGTCATTATTACTAGTTGTAGTATTACAGACTGACAAGAAGGTAAAGTTTGTATaatggttattaattaatctcttATGTACACATTTTAATTTACCAGAGCTCTTTGGAGGAGTTTGCAGGGATTTGCGAAGTGAACAGGTGCAGCCGCCAAGCTAAGTGCCAATGCTGTTTTTCGTGTCTTGCTCAGATCATATGTAGGCTCAGTCAACTTTTTAATGAGATCAAAGCTTGCATCAGTGAACACAAATGGCAAGGCATCAAGGAAGACTGAGCTACAAGTGTAAGAAAACACAATCAGTTACCATGAAGTGCATGTTATCCACATCATTTTTACTATTTATGATCGCCTTTTTTGAGATTGATCATCAGGTAGTTTAGATTTTCAAAGCTCATACTTCTCATTACAGGAATCAGTTCCAAAAACAACTGTGGGATAGCGTCTGGGTTGGCGTTAGTGATTCTTGCAATGATGTCAGTAGCACTCAGCTCGCTATATTGCCTAACTTCTGATCCAGTAGAATAATCGAATAACAGTGATATGCGATGTCTGTTTGACACGGGAACTAGACACCAAAAGCGCAACCTTTGAATTATCATTCAAAGTAATAAGGATAGCGATTGGGTGTACTTTTCTGTTTGCAGTTGccttgtgtctgtcttcttaCAAGCCAGAAAGTTTGGCTGTAGAAACATGGACGAGTAGAAGCAGTATATGACtttatctatatatatactgaTTACTTGATGTGTGTAACAATATGGCCAGCTTCTTTGGACATGGGAGCTATTTCTTCAACTTGGATCAGCTCAGCCAATGTTATACTGTGTGCCATGTCCAGTCTATAGACTGCAGTCATTGTTCCATATGTAAACTTGGCTTCTTGAGTCTAAATATAAACAGTCATTGTTCTGTTGGTGATAAATATAACAATACTTTATTGTTTATGCCAGGATCACGCACCTGGCTTGGCATCATATTGGTGTACTTTGGTCGACCTTCACATTTCTCAGTTTCTCGATGttttgtcatttcaatttcgTTGTCAAGGTGGGACTCTGTTATACGTGTCTCACACTTTCCCAAGACATCTTCCTAATAGACAATTTCAATTCAGTATAATtctcacacacaacaatatgtttattgtttagtTAACAAGTACAGGTGGTGCTTTACCTCGTCAACTATTTGAACATTGTCCTTTCCTTTTGGTTTGACTTGAAAAGCACTCACTATTCCTCTCTTTAGGTTTAGTATTGCTCTATTTTCACGAGGGTCAGGATAAATTGCGCTGACTACACCATTTGCCATGTCAAATGGCAAGGCCCATTTCATGAGCTGATCACACCACATGCTGTCCTTTGGAGTAGCATCTTGAAGTGGAACACTGTCACACTTGTCAATCTGCATGGATTACAGTCATGTAGTGATTACACCAGAGAGAGATTGTACAAAACTTGCCTCTAGCTGAAATCGGTTTGAATTTGAAAAGCTACTTAGGGAAATCGTCAAGGTAGTCCTGATGCCACTGATATTTTCAGATGTACCAGGAATGCCATTGTAAGCAACTGCACGATATTCATACGTTGAAGTTCCTGCAACATAAATTTCTCTTATCAACAGTTTTTAAAATCTAAAGACCCAACTGCATGTGTCTTACTGGTTTCACAAGGATTTTCATTGGACCCTTGCATACCAAAACAGCAGTTAGTCTCATTTATTGCTTGTAATTAGTTTCATTTATTGCATGCAACAGATGTGTATTCTTACTTCCATAACTCAATCCAACAAGCACAGCAACCAAAGGAACCAGCATGTTTGGTTGATGTGCTCTTGTAGAAGGATGCTGATGGAATGTAATAAGAAAGGAGTGCCAGGGTATATCCGCTTTACTAAACAATACCTTATtgatacaacacaaaacaattgGCAACATATAAGATAAATACACTCAACACAATGTCATTAACACCAAGCTTGTGGCATGGATGTGTGGGAATTTGTTCACAAGTTTAGCGAAGACATTAGAAAcaccggggggggggggggggtttaCATTGCTGTAAGTAAAGGGTATTCCTACAGTAAATTTAAACTTTACCCTGGACTAATGAATATAGACCAGCTTCAGATTGTCAACACCATATAGAAACTCAATTTCCAGTTGTGGCCAACAAGTAGTCTGAAGGTCTAAGAGAGTTGAAATAGATTATTCTAGTGGAAAGTTTTGCAAAAGCCTCATATCAGAAGTGTCAATTAGCACAATTTGAAATTGTATAAAGACTTGGCCAAGCCAGGGCTGATGTCTACTTGAGCAGGTGCAGAAGAATAGTGTGGCTCTTATGTCTCCTTTGAGCTTGCATTTTTCAGAAATAGTCAAATTGGTGTTGTGTGTCACTACAGTGCCTAACTGATACAGACGGTCTGAGCAGTTCTAGCAAGTTGAAGTATGACTCTCCCAATGTTCTGCTTCAATTGTCAACTCACTATGAATTACACCAACTAATTAAATCTTCTTTTTTTACTATGAGCAGTTTATACCTTACTCATTCTTTTTGTTGGTAGCAAGCGTTGCTGTGCAACATGGGCATGGTCAGAGATTACGGTAAGAATCAGGAGCACACTCGAAAAGGTAAGAATTAAACAATACTTTTATCTACATAAAGCTTTGAAATTGTATGGTGCATCGGGAGAGAGGGTCTGGCTTGACCTTCTTGTCTCTGATATGCAGAAGATATACACATGTGTATGTAGTATGACTGTAAGTGGGTTCCACCAGGACAACAGTGTAACGTGTACCAACAAATTATATATGCATCAACACAAATATTGATGTTTTATTGCAATGACACAGACATAACAGTGAACCGTGTTCTCTCTCATGAGAGTTAACAAAGTGCAAACAGTGTTGTCAATGAGTCATTTTGAAGCAATGCATGCACTCCAAATCTGTCTTACACTTGTCTCTTGCAACCCAAAAACACAGGCACTTCCAACAATGTAGGAGATGCGTTGTCATATTTCTCTTCTCCATCATCTTGTTTAATGCACTTGGCCAGTATCAATCTTGTGTAGGTAGAATACAAAGTTTCACATCCACTACTGCACATTTGCTCCTCAATTGCACCTC from Corticium candelabrum chromosome 10, ooCorCand1.1, whole genome shotgun sequence harbors:
- the LOC134185342 gene encoding putative uncharacterized protein DDB_G0271606: MQVQDEDEDYLRSVSEQLVDLHVLVIPRHFWRNDVQWTYNTACLEAVSVGFVRVEPEISLHLLRKDIQHQLGEHAIPKSYVYLRALGRCLAMVSDKQEMSMKVKFYVPPYVPCPEIFLLPYNGSAVGFLSLSVERLNVGSEAEIEWGREAGYNAARPHSADSTSHRQSIHHPSRVIAITDNMSHKPSKSSQFPQQASMSSFHVTPARQETLQQQQQQLQQQQQQQQQQQQQQQQQPLPITSESRSGLTNTCNPQQCSEATYSYTSNNVISPGRQTLSDLVGVETSSNSSINTDHLRQSQTSNPATVESNDNSSSNIKDVKYLSVDSIDAADLSESGSTKSDSPDFRCLEFVSDKELDKQHLQAMTAQFEAALFGDPKSANGAFATGNETAGRNSQTPVLNQLSDVGTNLENAQEIPNGEHKGSSETDTKQKLNVESTTSTKQKLDVESTTFTKQKLDVESTKSSVTNTKPEEMGTANGKNTKSTSKRTMQSEGHGITNKVSSKKQQSAKGFATTNRHQQRTHDGNERKQDVANNKAYTNSRSVLIESIGVTSSNSEEIKTSSTPRTQQPVEASATKFIHKGNSKVDIRINEQQKNMAQTPQDFKVPEFHGQKNQKEHKSNEQETVARKKSTKEDKLIEELHTIRQSRLQLEKDHTRLVSEAKLLQVKCQRHRQETDSAWKKQYFYEKKRSPHLEQQCEKLRQQLHLVLAQNRVEKQAAKGQNLLTPGNKAPSHVNNMKIQCAQVKDELAELRQKVDQVKARLAAECQTRERLETEVRTLKQELIQKKISLSLIRAKVH
- the LOC134185519 gene encoding uncharacterized protein LOC134185519; its protein translation is MLVPLVAVLVGLSYGRSNENPCETRTSTYEYRAVAYNGIPGTSENISGIRTTLTISLSSFSNSNRFQLEIDKCDSVPLQDATPKDSMWCDQLMKWALPFDMANGVVSAIYPDPRENRAILNLKRGIVSAFQVKPKGKDNVQIVDEEDVLGKCETRITESHLDNEIEMTKHRETEKCEGRPKYTNMMPSQTQEAKFTYGTMTAVYRLDMAHSITLAELIQVEEIAPMSKEAGHIVTHINQTFWLVRRQTQGNCKQKIPVSNRHRISLLFDYSTGSEVRQYSELSATDIIARITNANPDAIPQLFLELIPVMRSMSFENLNYLMINLKKGDHKYSVFLDALPFVFTDASFDLIKKLTEPTYDLSKTRKTALALSLAAAPVHFANPCKLLQRALDIAVNRKSYESSTLTLGTVINRVHDSPISCKNELAKAFTYLQTKLKNNIKPIPQDYNPSENPQHSEYKGNWEQALHAIKAYGNAGVPQSIAVLKEYINDKRLLVEGRVAVINALQRIGKRSPLPVREQALQTYLASTNNEIRIAAFATFMEVARHGPIQSQQMRRILQQAHRERHNSEVLSYVCSFLKTLRNTHDPSFRNLRSSMFYYEKWTGASEKCSRYASHSFFSSHYIHYYKSMSDIVRPLPRDSMGASLTLDYVSTNASRIPRFARSKMRMHMFGYDMDFIEAGIRATGVEELLCSMIFGSKGHVRLGSLPKDAYDYFCGVHDEKTSFSMYVKAMGDELLWNNFRPHTTQHEVNTARDRVLDFFSKAGSLRREMSSFIDYFASGTYSIYRGKASLDHTAGFMNIQRVVPTIIGMPINLTVAAAGHIQFDFSTRFEYHNDHPLMSLIAPSFLQKMVGGEPQETVEGNMNIHPWMTMAAKVEVLLDDYHYRPKIVFSANSSSKFHQHLSVLMHGDYSTSMTIHDMPEDESVVFSASYSQSAVVNGRSKQLQTDNQKKDNIHIKSYDLIGLDMFINFSHADTSRSPVAPMLPPAGPVKMSVSFKRPNPKLSKMIFSIMTNEMKPSKSSIAASLTAVGVDRSVNGSLSWRYAHKTFVFDGSLSSALANSSTVVIVNVNSQLNIESYANFNSSLANFTVGFGLSSTHINANSSLVIGKHRIYQVALRGSRRQFNNGKLSFYLFIGDKRLPHTYDMTVDLSKWQANITGQLLLSGESEPHTVIVSGSFGKYYLNMTGLFKLASECELYQMGFNGSYEPGNVRSHFMIDLPHIIKRQDIYLRGSVGLVFAHLSAAIYQTNRVKPHKIDINADIDSSVFANMNGSLLLANNDEAHWSIKTNLSKWSIESNTHLQVVNKPNSNMRVSASYQRNKVSGLALINVPGLFEDYSNRFSNNSVTWFFQKISHILYQPKQGKSHNITVKGVLNKWYSNVSMYVHMARDINHHYLNFNSSFAKWYINGTALLRPANYRKPHRVHLSGDIGKQFLNGSAFFHQGCHKTDFDSDKCEDCPYRVNFRGEIGKQYVDTKAGFQMPGSRCKVPHSASLRASVKKWSMNISATTHLQLNNNDWNKRHYVNSTMSLDGRAIQLSAKSSLFDLRSVKEFLRMDENRVAEKLESSPTATTTLQPEPTDAGKCKQLKKHIKLYFGNKKCETVRTFSVCSSNCKELYSRNTIAANFSCTTWDHPLDTEHDQKKFELLAVPKLEKCCNRGICTWK